One Candidatus Sulfurimonas baltica DNA segment encodes these proteins:
- a CDS encoding diguanylate cyclase encodes MKDNKKTILIVDDTETNIDILLELLGDEYDVMVSLDGKSALEIVNEDDIDLILLDIMMPDMDGYEVCEILKANAKSANIPVIFITAKTDEASIEKAYDVGAVDYITKPFKPRELLARVKTQLKVKELINNLEFIASHDSMTGVYNRRKFFELANEKFKDKADDLYAVMIDIDNFKPINDMYGHPTGDKVIKLVATTIKNNIRAEAIFARLGGEEFVIICNSPSQELIKSHIENIRELIESLEVLSDDKKSIKFTISEGLAKASSDMKSLDELLKKADSALYEAKGSGRNKVVFRD; translated from the coding sequence ATGAAAGATAATAAAAAAACAATATTAATAGTTGATGACACAGAGACGAATATAGATATTTTACTTGAGCTTTTGGGCGATGAGTATGATGTTATGGTCTCTCTAGATGGTAAAAGTGCATTAGAGATTGTAAACGAAGATGATATAGATTTAATACTTCTAGATATTATGATGCCGGATATGGATGGGTACGAAGTGTGTGAAATCCTAAAAGCAAATGCTAAAAGTGCAAATATACCGGTTATCTTTATAACAGCAAAAACGGATGAAGCGAGTATTGAGAAAGCTTATGACGTTGGAGCGGTTGACTACATAACAAAACCTTTTAAACCAAGAGAACTTCTAGCACGGGTAAAAACACAGTTAAAAGTAAAAGAACTTATAAATAATTTAGAATTCATCGCTTCTCACGACTCTATGACAGGAGTATATAATAGAAGGAAATTTTTTGAATTAGCAAATGAAAAGTTTAAAGACAAAGCAGATGATTTGTATGCAGTTATGATTGATATTGATAATTTTAAACCTATCAATGACATGTACGGACACCCAACCGGAGACAAGGTTATAAAACTTGTTGCAACTACAATAAAAAATAATATAAGAGCCGAAGCTATATTTGCAAGATTGGGAGGTGAAGAGTTTGTTATTATATGCAATTCACCATCACAGGAGCTAATAAAATCCCATATTGAAAACATACGAGAGCTTATAGAGTCTCTTGAGGTTCTATCAGATGACAAAAAAAGTATAAAGTTTACTATAAGTGAGGGGCTGGCTAAAGCCTCTTCTGATATGAAAAGTTTAGATGAGTTGTTGAAAAAAGCAGACTCCGCCCTTTATGAGGCGAAGGGCTCCGGAAGAAATAAAGTTGTGTTTAGAGACTAG
- a CDS encoding multiheme c-type cytochrome — MKILSLIFLFSLSLVANDAVHEFAKSEECQACHTQIYSEYYGSMHANATPDKDVIHGAVWAKHPANIKANRYLCGKCHTPAANDLDKMMTKGEVAPADVNNATHQEAISCAYCHRIKSIELHADSNTNIIDKTPNKYYATKKSGLDSPFHKIETESNEHMRNGNVCIGCHSHRMNSHNLNVCSTNIANEMDGANCVSCHMPKVKGSVSTINKTKTHSFHGFAGSHFNSEMLTQYVDLSILRNIDNFIVNIDNRTSHALLLHPMRLALLKISVKRDNETIELEKEVFVRVLGKDGKPAMPWIADTTLKDTMIQANEKRAVKREFKLLKGDRVDVVLGWFLVNPKAVKNLGLDKEEVATKFNVFKKQSFDF; from the coding sequence ATGAAAATATTGTCTCTAATTTTTCTTTTCTCTCTTTCTTTAGTTGCTAATGATGCTGTTCACGAGTTTGCAAAAAGTGAAGAGTGTCAAGCTTGTCACACACAAATATACAGTGAATATTATGGTTCTATGCATGCGAATGCCACTCCGGATAAAGATGTTATTCACGGAGCCGTTTGGGCAAAACATCCGGCAAATATAAAGGCTAACAGATACTTATGCGGGAAGTGCCACACTCCAGCTGCTAACGACCTAGATAAAATGATGACAAAAGGTGAAGTAGCACCTGCTGATGTCAATAATGCGACCCACCAAGAAGCTATCAGTTGTGCATATTGTCACCGCATAAAAAGTATAGAGTTGCATGCAGATAGCAATACAAATATTATTGATAAAACTCCAAACAAATACTACGCAACCAAAAAAAGCGGACTTGACTCGCCGTTTCATAAGATTGAAACAGAGTCTAATGAGCATATGAGAAACGGTAATGTATGTATCGGATGCCATTCACACAGGATGAATTCACACAATCTTAACGTCTGCTCTACAAACATAGCAAATGAGATGGATGGTGCAAACTGCGTTAGTTGTCATATGCCAAAAGTCAAAGGGAGTGTTTCAACTATTAATAAAACTAAAACTCACTCTTTTCACGGTTTTGCGGGAAGCCATTTTAACTCTGAGATGTTAACTCAATATGTAGATTTGTCAATTTTGAGAAATATAGACAACTTTATTGTAAACATTGATAACAGGACTTCACATGCTCTTTTACTTCACCCGATGCGTTTGGCACTTTTAAAGATTAGCGTCAAAAGAGACAATGAAACTATAGAGCTTGAAAAAGAGGTTTTTGTAAGAGTGTTGGGCAAAGACGGCAAGCCTGCTATGCCATGGATTGCAGATACAACTCTCAAAGACACAATGATTCAAGCAAACGAAAAAAGAGCTGTTAAGAGAGAGTTTAAACTGCTTAAGGGGGATAGAGTAGATGTTGTTTTAGGGTGGTTTTTAGTAAATCCAAAAGCTGTTAAAAACTTGGGTCTTGATAAAGAAGAAGTTGCAACTAAATTTAATGTGTTTAAGAAACAGAGTTTTGATTTCTAG
- the nhaA gene encoding Na+/H+ antiporter NhaA, giving the protein MKLYAPWEKAFKRVATPFETFIHAQTTTGLVLMFMTIFALILANTPLTDGYMHFFHTKIDFNVGEWKLSHSIHHWINDGLMAIFFFVIGLEIKREILVGELSNIKVAILPILAAIGGMVLPALIYFSINYGTQGSVGWGIPMATDIAFAISALVLLGNRVSPALVTFLVALAIVDDLGAVIVIAIFYTEQINILPLILAGASFLILVSFNRFGIHAILPYFIVGLAMWFFMLESGVHATIAGVIAAMAIPSKPKFTPVDFTLHTKNLLDEYDNYPIGADHTLHEKQKAILQNIKNKIDSIRTPAARLENDLHLPVSLIVIPLFALANAGISIDFSSFGETLLEPVSLGIIAGLIFGKVIGIAGVSWLAIKLGIAKLPQGSSMSQVFGVAFLGGIGFTMSIFVADLAFIDNETLIFQAKVGILVASLFSGLFGFFWLRQTVKKDKQI; this is encoded by the coding sequence ATGAAACTTTACGCACCATGGGAGAAGGCTTTTAAAAGAGTTGCGACACCTTTTGAAACATTTATACATGCACAAACTACAACCGGTTTAGTGCTAATGTTTATGACAATTTTTGCTCTGATACTTGCGAACACTCCGTTAACGGATGGTTATATGCATTTTTTTCATACCAAGATAGATTTTAATGTTGGAGAGTGGAAACTCTCGCACAGCATACACCACTGGATAAATGATGGACTAATGGCAATTTTTTTCTTTGTTATTGGGCTTGAGATAAAAAGAGAGATTTTAGTTGGAGAGCTCTCAAATATTAAAGTTGCCATCTTGCCAATTTTAGCAGCAATTGGTGGAATGGTTTTACCGGCACTTATATACTTTAGTATAAACTATGGCACACAAGGCTCAGTTGGCTGGGGAATTCCCATGGCAACCGATATTGCTTTTGCAATTAGTGCTTTAGTTCTTCTTGGAAATAGAGTATCACCGGCACTTGTTACTTTTTTAGTTGCTCTAGCCATTGTTGATGACCTTGGTGCAGTTATTGTTATAGCAATTTTTTATACTGAACAAATCAACATACTACCTCTTATCTTAGCAGGTGCATCTTTTCTGATTTTAGTCTCTTTTAATCGCTTTGGAATCCATGCCATTTTGCCATACTTTATAGTTGGTTTAGCGATGTGGTTTTTTATGCTAGAGTCTGGCGTTCATGCGACAATAGCAGGTGTTATTGCTGCTATGGCAATCCCCTCTAAGCCAAAATTTACTCCCGTTGATTTTACACTACATACTAAAAATCTATTAGATGAGTACGACAACTATCCTATTGGGGCAGACCATACACTACATGAAAAACAAAAAGCGATATTGCAAAATATAAAAAATAAAATAGACTCTATCCGTACTCCTGCAGCTAGACTGGAAAATGATTTGCACCTTCCAGTGAGTTTGATTGTGATTCCTCTCTTTGCGCTCGCTAATGCCGGTATATCTATAGACTTTTCCTCTTTTGGAGAGACTCTTTTAGAACCTGTCTCACTTGGAATAATTGCAGGGCTTATTTTTGGCAAAGTAATTGGAATTGCTGGAGTTTCATGGCTTGCCATAAAACTTGGTATTGCAAAACTTCCACAAGGTAGCTCAATGAGCCAAGTTTTTGGAGTTGCTTTTTTGGGAGGAATTGGATTTACAATGTCAATATTTGTAGCAGATTTAGCATTTATTGATAATGAAACACTAATTTTTCAGGCAAAAGTAGGCATCTTGGTCGCATCACTTTTTTCGGGTCTTTTTGGCTTCTTTTGGTTAAGACAAACAGTAAAGAAAGATAAACAAATATAA
- a CDS encoding response regulator, translated as MQRILIVEDNKTLAKLITKKIVAELNIEIDVAYSLLEAKLFLKRHDYFLTLLDLNLPDAPNGEIVDYALSKNNKIIVLSANVDKDLRKELLNKNIVDYVNKSGVNVINYIINTIKRLQKNQNHTILVVDDSMVFRKQMKNMLENLFYKVITVAHGEEALGMLKSHPDLSLVLTDYFMPVMDGLKLTAAIRETHNKNDICIIAISSNTDDEVNAMFLKNGANDYINKPFSKEEFSCRVNNSIEALENIQIITNHANRDFLTGLYNRRYFFKNVQTYFNTALESGENFAIAMVDIDHFKKINDTYGHDTGDKAIVNLSEILRANTGQNDIVARFGGEEFCIILKDIKPKNAVDVFEKLRANVQNSVTISDKNVEIRFTISIGLVTQHEDTLDETVNQADMLLYEAKQSGRNKVLSN; from the coding sequence ATGCAAAGAATTTTAATTGTAGAAGACAACAAGACCTTGGCGAAACTGATAACTAAAAAAATAGTTGCTGAGCTGAACATTGAAATTGATGTAGCATATAGCTTGCTAGAAGCAAAACTATTTTTAAAAAGACATGATTACTTTTTAACTCTTCTTGATTTAAACCTCCCTGATGCTCCAAATGGAGAAATAGTTGATTACGCTTTAAGCAAAAACAATAAAATAATAGTTTTAAGCGCAAATGTAGATAAAGATTTAAGAAAAGAACTGCTTAATAAAAACATAGTTGACTATGTAAATAAAAGCGGTGTAAATGTTATAAACTATATTATAAACACAATAAAAAGACTGCAAAAAAATCAAAACCATACAATTTTAGTTGTTGATGACTCTATGGTATTTAGAAAACAGATGAAAAATATGTTAGAAAATCTTTTTTATAAAGTCATTACAGTTGCTCACGGTGAAGAAGCTCTTGGGATGTTAAAATCCCATCCTGATTTATCTTTAGTTTTAACAGACTACTTTATGCCTGTCATGGATGGTCTAAAGCTAACAGCAGCCATCAGGGAAACACACAATAAAAATGATATTTGTATAATTGCAATATCATCCAATACTGATGATGAAGTAAATGCTATGTTTTTAAAGAATGGTGCAAATGACTATATTAATAAACCTTTTTCAAAAGAGGAGTTCTCATGTCGAGTTAACAACTCCATAGAAGCCTTGGAAAATATACAAATTATTACAAACCATGCCAATAGAGACTTTTTAACAGGACTGTATAATCGACGTTATTTTTTTAAAAATGTACAAACATATTTTAACACTGCACTAGAGAGTGGTGAAAATTTTGCTATTGCCATGGTAGATATAGATCACTTTAAAAAAATCAACGACACCTATGGCCATGACACTGGAGACAAAGCTATTGTTAATTTATCTGAGATTTTAAGAGCAAATACTGGTCAAAATGATATTGTAGCAAGATTTGGCGGAGAAGAATTTTGTATTATTTTAAAAGATATAAAACCCAAGAACGCGGTAGATGTATTTGAAAAACTAAGAGCTAACGTTCAAAACTCAGTGACTATCTCAGATAAAAATGTAGAGATTAGATTCACTATATCAATAGGATTAGTAACTCAACATGAAGACACACTAGATGAGACTGTAAATCAAGCGGACATGCTGCTTTATGAAGCTAAACAATCTGGAAGAAACAAAGTTTTGTCAAACTAA